The Coleofasciculaceae cyanobacterium DNA segment AACAAATATTAACTAACATTGTCTTCAATATTTCTGATTAGTTCTGCGATTTGGGTATATTTAACTGCATTTTAAGTTCAGCAATACCAGCAATTTTTACGCTTATTTGCCAAGAAAAATTTTCGGTTGGAATTTTTATTTTTCTAATTTTTTGATTAGTTATTTTTGTATGTAGGCGATCGCGTTGCCTGCTGGATTTGGGCAAGGTAAAAATGATGAAGTTAGATTGCGCGGTTTTACTATTTTGCTGGTGAGAATTGCGCCGTAGTTGAGGATGAAACAAGATTTTAATCGAAAATTAGCTATTCTATAAATTAAATTCCTCATGAGTTGGAAAAAAATTTGATTTCGGTTGAGGCTACTCTATTAGTTCTTTCATAATTCGGATTTCTTCCTTCTGTGTCCGAACAATCTCCGTGCATAGCTCCTCAATGCGTGGGTTTGTTATCGCTGACTGTTGACAAACGAGAATAGCAGCAGCATGGTGGGGAATCATTGAGCGTAAAAATTGCTGGTTTCCTACTCCCGCTTGCGTCCGAACTAAAGTCCAGAACATTAATATTAGTAACGTTCCCAACGCCAGAAGTATGATGATCAGCATTGCCGAGATCAGTAGCCCTGTCATGTACACCTGGTTTAAGCTGAGGAACAGGTTACTAAACTCGTTGACTCGCGAATACATGATAGCGAACATCACGACGTAAGAAATTGACAGTGCAATCAGCAAGGGTAACATAAGACTTCATGCCCGATTGAGATTTCATGTCAGATTTAGACTCAGTATTGTGTGTGGACTTCATGTTGGATGTTTTCTTATTGGTTTAGAGATTCAGCCTTGCTAAAAGTAACGAGACTGTAAATGAAATGGCAAATTTTTTTTCATCGTGTAACTTATTTCTATTGATAGCGATTTTGCTGCTTCAGCTTCACTGTAAAAAGTGGCATAGGTGACTGCATCTACCTAATGGTGCAATTAAAATTTGT contains these protein-coding regions:
- a CDS encoding DUF305 domain-containing protein, which encodes MTGLLISAMLIIILLALGTLLILMFWTLVRTQAGVGNQQFLRSMIPHHAAAILVCQQSAITNPRIEELCTEIVRTQKEEIRIMKELIE